The following are encoded in a window of Vicugna pacos chromosome 2, VicPac4, whole genome shotgun sequence genomic DNA:
- the BLOC1S4 gene encoding biogenesis of lysosome-related organelles complex 1 subunit 4, with translation MEDRPVDCEPPREGSAEEAEPQVAAWSGDSGNVSQSHSSASGPWEDESAELGAPGRDLPLLRRAAAGYAACLLPGAGVRPEVEALDASLEDLLTRVDEFVGMLDMLRGDSSHVVSEGVPRIYAKAAEMRRVYSKIDRLEAFVGMIGSSVARLEEQVARAEAELGTFPSTFRKLLHTINVPSFFNKAPSSRSQPTGYEPPVLFRTEDHFPCCGERP, from the coding sequence ATGGAGGATCGGCCGGTGGACTGCGAGCCGCCGCGCGAGGGGTCGGCCGAGGAGGCCGAGCCCCAGGTTGCGGCCTGGAGCGGGGACAGCGGCAACGTGTCCCAGAGCCACAGCAGCGCCTCGGGGCCGTGGGAGGACGAGAGCGCAGAGCTGGGCGCGCCGGGCCGGGACCTGCCGCTGCTGCGCCGCGCCGCCGCGGGCTACGCCGCCTGCCTGCTGCCCGGCGCGGGGGTGCGGCCTGAGGTCGAGGCGCTGGACGCGAGCCTGGAGGACCTGCTCACCAGGGTGGACGAGTTTGTGGGCATGCTGGACATGCTGCGCGGCGACTCCTCCCACGTCGTCAGCGAGGGCGTGCCGCGCATCTACGCGAAGGCCGCCGAGATGCGGCGGGTCTACAGCAAGATCGACCGGCTCGAGGCCTTCGTCGGGATGATCGGCTCCAGCGTGGCCAGGTTGGAGGAGCAGGTCGCCAGGGCGGAGGCCGAGCTGGGGACTTTTCCCAGCACATTCAGGAAACTTCTGCACACCATTAACGTGCCCTCCTTCTTCAACAAGGCGCCTTCCAGCAGGTCCCAGCCGACTGGCTACGAACCCCCCGTCCTGTTTCGGACCGAAGACCACTTTCCCTGTTGCGGCGAAAGACCTTAA